TGCATGAATTAGCTTGACTTTGTaatcttttgattttaaaaacagaaatgatATTGCACATTGTCTTGTAAGCAAGAGGAATCTTCCTATTAGATATTAAGAAATCATACAAAAGTTGATAAGAGTTGTATTGTATTAACAAAGGTACAGAGATTGACACAGAAGATACTCGAGTACATCATGGATCTGTATCCATGGCTGATCAGGATGCAGAAAAAGTCTTACTAGATCAACCTAGTGAGGCAGCCATTGGCAAGAGGAGTCTGGGCAAGAAAGGCAAATGTGATAGTGATAGAGATAATAGGTCTGACAATAGAGGAGAAAGTGAAAGGTGGCATCATCTACAGCAGAGGACACCACAGAATATAATAAAGTGGAGGATACATTAGAGGACATAACAGCAGAGGACACATTGGAGGATATATTAGAGGACATAACAGCAGAGGATACGATGGACGATATATTAGACGATGTGACAGAAGAGGACACAATAGAGAATGGTCCAGGTATTCGgtgatgttatattgatgttacaccTGATTCTCGGAAATCTCATTCATTGTGCATTGGGCAGCTCAGGATATGCTCGATAATTTTTACCTATGATTGGTTTAATGTCTTgattttacatttgaaaaaaaagtgattGCTGATTTAAAATATTAACAGGAAAATGcacatgtgatcatttatttTTACACAAGAATTAtcagattttttaaaatcaatttgtcAGATAAAAAAGGAAAGGAAAAGGCAGCTGGTAAAATGGCCAACAAAGAAGAGCGGATCCTGTATGAGTGGATTATCAAACCTGTGGAGTCAGTTAAAGGAGTTTGTGTGGAGGGAAAACAGAGGTAGATAGAGAACCTTGAGAAGgttataatgttttaatttctcagctgaaaataaacaaattgacagCAGAAATTATCTAAACCTATCCTTCTCCAGACTTATCACCTCTTTATACCAGACGAGACATTAATGTGTGAATCACCTCTTTATACCAGACGAGACATTAATGTGTGAAATTGTTTCTTCTTTATTATAGCATAAATAAACTTCCTAATATCAATCCCTAAATTTTGATCCTATTGATGAagaatgtttaaaacaaattcttAAAAGTAATGGTGCTATATTGCAGGAGAGAGTTAATGCTTTCAAagattacaaaacaaaaaaatattgataatgaatgaaataaagttttataatagaagtaattatataaaacaccttCACATGAATAACGGAAATTCAATTTCATCGTTATCAAGTACAATTCAGTATTAAAAATTTCAGCAttatttattagctcacctggcccgaagggccggtgagcttatggcataGGCGCAGCGTcctgtcgtccgtccgtcaacttttcctttaaatcgctactagtcctaaactactcagtggattttgaccaaatttggtctgaagcatccttgggtgaaggggaaccaattttgtataaacggtgggtctggccccccaggggccttaggggcggggcccaataggggaaatatagcaaattctttaaaatccttcttcttctgtagaaatgaagggatttgattcatatttggtctgaagcatccttgggtgaaggggaaccaattttgtataaacggtgggtctggccccccaggggtcttaggggcggggcccaataggggaaatatagcaaattctttaaaatccttcttcttctgtagaaatgaagggatttgattcatatttggtctgaagcatccttgggtgaaggggaaccaattttgtataaacggtgggtctggcccccccaggggccttaggggcggggcccaataggggaaatatagcaaattcttcaaaatccttcttcttctgtagaaatgaagggatttgattcatatttggtctgaagcctccttgggtgaaggggaaccaattttgtataaacggtgggtctggccccccaggggcctggggggtggggcccaataggggaatattgcatattctttaaaatccttcttcttctgcaggaataaagggatttgatccatgttgggtctgaagcattcttgggtgaaggggaaccaattttgtataaacagtgggtctggcctcctaggggcctgagaggcggggcccaataggggaaatatagcaaattctttgaaatccttcttcttctgtaggaataaagggatttgatccatatttggtctaaaacatccttgggtgaaggggaaccaattttgtataaacggtgggtctggccccccaggggcctgggggttgggcccaataggggaatattgcatattctttaaaatccttcttcttctgcaggaataaagggatttgatccatgtttggtctgaagcattcttgggtgaaggggaaccaattttgtataaacggtgggtctggcctcctaggggcctgaggggcggggcccaataggggaaatatagcaaattctttgaaatccttcttcttctgtaggaataaagggatttgatccatatttggtctgaaacatccttgggtgaaggggaaccaattttgtataaacggtgggtctggccccccaggggccgtaggggtggggcccaataggggaaatatagcaaattctttaaaatccttctacttctgtagaaatgaagggatttgattcatatttggtctgaagcatccttgggtgaaggggaaccaattttgtataaacgatgggtctggccccccaggggcctggggggtggggcccaataggggaatattgcatattctttaaaatccttcttcttttgcaggaataaaaggatttgatccatgtttggtctgaagcatccttgggtgaagggaaaccaattttgtataaatggttggtctggcccccaggggccttaggggtggggcccaataggggaagtagggttaatcctttaaatcgctactagtcataaagttataaatgaatttgaaccaaatttggtcagtaacattcttgggagaaggggaacagagtttgtatacatttttactctgaacccccaggggcctgaggggcggagtcaaaaaggggaaatagatattagtctttaaatcgctactagtcataaagtttttaatggattttaactagatttggtcaggaacatccttgggggaaggtgaacagagtttgtattaatttttactctgaactcccaggggcctgaggggccgggccaaataggggaaatagggttaatcttttaaatcactgctagtcataaagttatgaatgaattagaaccaaatttggtcaggaacatccttgggagaaggggaacagagtttgtgtacatttttactctgaacccccaggggcctgaggggcggagccaaatatgggaaataaagattagtctttaaatcgctactggtcataaaatttttcatggattttaattagatttggtcaggaacatccttgggggaaggggaaccgagtttgtataaatttttactctgaaccctcaggggcctgaggggcggggccaaataggggaaatagggttaatcctttaaatcgctactagtcataaagttatgaatgaatttgaaccaaatttggtcaggaacatcattgggagaaggggaacagagttttgaataaatttttactctgaatccctaggtgcctgaggggcggggccaaatagaggaaatagggttaatcatttgaatcgctactagtcataaagttatggatgaatttgaacaggaacatccttgggagaagggggaacagagtttgtataaatttttactctgaacccccaggggcctgaggggcggggccaaataggggaatagagattagtctttaaattgctacaagtcataaagttatgaatgaattagaaccatattttgtcaggaacatccttggggggaggggaacagagtttgtataaattttactctgaacacccaggggcctgaggggcagagtctaagaggcccaagggtctttccccagcctaagggacttagtttcttcaaacacaattaggttgtaaaaataatccatagggtctttcagtctcttagagagtatgtgtatgaataaattgaacatgaacattattttgacatttggtcaaatccaaccaggtgagcgatacaggccccatgggcctcttgttcttgtTTAGTTCAAGATCCAACAATATTAGGTACCATGTCACATTAATTTGACATTGGGTAAAGAAAACTGCAATATCAAAAAGGcataatcatttttttaaaccaaTGGTTTTAAGGAAAGTTTTCATTTGAATGTTTCTATTGATATACACCATGGTTTTGATTGATTTACCTTCCTGTTACAGTGAATCAGCAAATGAAGAATTCTGGAAAAGTTCTGTTATCAGAGACaggataaataaaacaacagtacagacaGCATCTGGCACAGTGTATAAGCTGATCGGTGATATAGACCATGTTTATACTTTGAACGAAGGTAAGTATGTGGTAGCTATAGACTAAACACAGCATATATGTACAGTGACGTTATAGACTACAAAATGCATATACATGTCACAGATAATTTTGTGTTCAAGACAGTCTGGGTATTAATTTTATGAAGTTTGAAATTACAGAATTTTATACTATTCTTAATTTAAAACTTGTATactttgattaatttttttttcaacctaCAGAAAATAAactctatttttttttgtttcattttcaggCTTTTCCAAGAAGCTTGTTAATGCCTTCAGCTATGGTTTTCCTAAGAACTGGAAACAGTTGATAGCTGACTACTTTGATAAAACTGAAatgtaagtatacaggtacagtgcttataaaacattttctttagTTGTTAAGCATGTATTTAAGAATATattgtacagtcaaacctgctctaacgaccccctgtctataacgaccggttttaagattccccaTCCGGTGATTTTGGAACGGCagtcgctaatttgttttctatagcgaccgatttctgtcagccatcttctgctctcaGCAGTCAtctcataaaatccccggaaaattcagacacatcgaccctggtctgattatacaaacaaaggaccaccacaaccctggcctgaTTCATTATATAAGCAAAAGACCTTTACCACAtgttagcctataattactgtagctgccctggcctggggctcggtGAGAGAGGAGTTGGGTCACCATGcgtgtcagtgttacagtacaaCTGTGCataggtggcttcatttgacacggtcagttaattttgtgattacatctaggatacatcacttcaataacaaacactggtcatatctgtcaacaagatttactcacatgaaagccaataatgcctttcttaatcgtagctgtcagTACTAGCGTTTATACTGCCACTTTAATTAGTCCATACcaataaaaagtcgtaaactgccTCAAGTATCcagatttcaatttgggtcagaaaaaaacaattttaggTTTTAAGAAGTTAGactatatcacaaaatatttagtagtaacacaaatagAATTaatgcttcgcactcgtgaaaatatcaatattctgtcatactcgtgaaatatatgtcatattaatcgggaaaccattcaatatcctatATTTATGatgcatttgtatataaaatatccaGATTATGAAATTGCTGACTTTTTTTCTCTGTTGTCAACAATTAAATTGCTGAAGTCTACATATTCGAAGCCTTATTTTCAAATGCTGACAATTACCAATCTAtataaactggacacctgtgtGAACTGGCCAAATATTCTGGTATCGGTATACGTAACATCCAGTTTAAACAGGTTAAACTGTACTGACCGTAAAtctagatatatttttattaatatagatatatgtacatttattctTACCAgattaatataaatgtatgtacatttattcTTACCAGAGCGATTGACTCTGATGAAGAACATCAACAGGAGAAAGCTGAACATAAGAAGCCTGAAGtgaagaaaaataaatcaaaggTCAAGAATCTGACAACAAAGAATGATCATAAGTTTATGTCACCAAAGAATACCAGAGGGACACAGGGTGAAGCGAATTCTGATACACTTGGTATGTTTCGGTCAATTGCTGTATAGTTTCCTTGTGTGTTTGGTTAATTACAGTGTAGTTTCCTTGTATGTTTCGGTCAATTACAGTATGGTTTCCTTGTGTGGACTTTAATATACCTGTAACTATTCATTTTGGTTGATTggtgatatatattatgtagtgtTTCTTCAAGTTTTAGATCTACTTTTTCCCCAACCAACTGATACTATCTATGGTCTGTCCAACATTCTGCCCATTTTGTCAGGTTTTATTACCACTACTTCTCACAAGCTAATATAGCTAATAGggatctttttgaaattttatgcacATGTTCATTATAATTGCTACTTTTGCCTGTAacatattatgatatttcaaCCTTTGAAGTAAGTAACCACTCTTTCtgaaggaaaaaaaacaactaataAAGGGATCATCTGGGAACACCATATAAGCATGATAAGTATTCGAGTCTTTAAGATCTTGTCCAATATTGAAACTTTTGGGACATGATTACTCTGGGGTAAGTAcactgtgtagtgtatggtcAAGATGTCATTACCAAAGGACAAAGtcttttttgataaaattgaatttatcattttgtttgtgGCAAACTTAGTATAGCAAAATTACAAAGCATTGTTACAGGATATCTACTTCTGTTGATTCAGGTTTAAGGTAATTGTCCTTAAGTAAAATGTTCTTTCCAGTAAAACTTTATTGAGGACAACAAAGGCTGTTGGTTCTTCTGTGATTTATTTTGATGTAACCAGTTAGTCAGTGATTAGAATCAGATCTTTTGTGTTCACTTAAAATTAACTTAACTTTCCAGTCTCTGAATTAAGTGTCTAGATCTTTTATACTTTGTTTCTTTAAAGACAATGACAAGTGAACACGATTTAGATGGATGTATAAGTATAATGTTACTGTAGATAAAGATTTATTGGCCCCTACCAGTGAAACTGGGGAAGTACATGTTTCCTCTCCGTtcgtattatacatgtatgtatgtgtctACATATGTAATGTAATGCCAAAGTTTGTCTGTGCTCTAGCAGCTTtaataaaacttcacacaatgaatGTCAATGATAAAagaccataatatctcagacaagtttgagtgtcaaggtcacttactattaAGTGTGGGGCGGTATGGGTCATGACCCAATATGCTTGTAGTAATATAAGGATCATCAGAATTTAAATGTcctgaaaatattttatgattatcTACATATactatttatttacatgtagcAGTGATATGTGTAATGCAGTTTTTATCCAGCAGCCAAATCGGAAAATTCACCATTTTTTCTTCTATCATGTATAGTATGTACACCAGTCGGCCAGTTTGTGGATTTGAAAAATCTGAAGAAGACAAGGAGTGGTCGTATGGTGAAGCCACCATTATTTTGGTGGATGGGTCAGCAAAttgtgacagacagtgacaAGGTGGAATTGTCAGCCGTTACATCACATGCCAAAGACCACATACAGGGTATAGCCCACATCTATAGTGGAACTAAGACTAAGGTAAATATATAGAGTATAGCCCACATCTATAGCGGAACTAAGACTAAGGTAAATATATAGAGTATAGCCCACATCTATATTGGAACTAAGACTAAGGTAAATATATAGAGTATAGCCCACATCTATATTGGAACTAAGACTAAGGTAAATATATAGAGTATAGCCCACATCTATAGTGGAACTAAGACTAAGGTAAATATATAGAGTATAGCCCACATCTATAGTGGAACTAAGACTAAGGTAAATATATAGAGTATAGCCCACATCTATAGTAGAACTAAGACTAAGGTAAATATATAGAGTATAGCCCACATCTATAGGGGAACTAAGACTAaggtaaatacagtatatagagtATAGCCCACATCTATAGTAGAACTAAGACTAAGGTAAAGATATAGAGTATAGCCCACATCTATAGGGGAACTAAGACTAAGGTAAATATATAGAGTATAGCCCACATCTATAGGGGAACTAAAACTAAGGTAAATATATAGAGTATAGCCCACATCTATATTGGAACTAAGactaaggtaaatatatatagtatagcCCACATCTATATTGGAACTAAGACTTAGGTAAATATATAGAGTATAGCCCACATCTATAGCGGAACTAAGACTAAGGTAAATATATAGAGTATAGCCCACATCTATATTGGAACTAAGACTAAGGTAAATATATAGAGTATAGCCCACATCTATATTGGAACTAAGACTAAGGTAAATATATAGAGTATAGCCCACATCTATATTGGAACTAAAACTAAGGTAAATATATAGAGTATAGCCCACATCTATATTGGATTGAGTACAGTGGTACTAAGATTCAGATGAATGTACTTCAGAAATCTCTTTAGATATTACTatacatatttttcacattttagtgtttttttctgtttaaaggTAAAATATGATTGAGCTAACTAGTTTCTCaatattgatttcaatgttttttggatatgccgcggtggccgagtggttaggtgtaccgacactttaacactagccttccaccactgggttgcgagttcgaaacctacgtggggcagttgccaggtactgaccgtaggccggtggtttttctccgggtactccggctttcctccacctccaaaacctggcacgtccttaaatgaccctggctgttaataggacgttaaaaaaaaataaaccaaaaaaaaagatatgtcAATAGATTTAATACACCATTATGCTTAAATCCAATATTACAAGTATTTTCATTGTAAATTAAAACTAACAAACCTTAGGTTTGATTTAAATTCTTAATTTTTAACTtctataatattatttttttcagggAAAACAGACACCTAACTTAAATAGGTCATACAACAccaagaaaataaaattaaacaagTCAATGAATAAGACTGTAGGGAATGTTCTGGAGATGGAAAGCTCATATAGGAAAGCTCCATCTAACAAATCCCTCAGGTCTGCAAGTAAGTCCAGTAATTCTGAGTTAGAGGCTTCTTGTCAAAATAAGAAATTAAACAgaagaaagggaaaaaaagattCTAATAATTCAACAAGTTTAACAGATGGGGATAGTAACTCCCAATGTTCTGACAGTGAATACCTGGACCCTGTGAAAGACATTGAAAAAACACTACAGAAGTCTAGAAGTAGTCGTTTGAAACTTCAACAAAAGAAGGGTAAGTGTTATGATGACAGTGATTCAACATCAAGGAAAAAGGAATCAACTGTCAGTGATGTTTTTACCATCAGCAGTGACGAGGAAAAGACCACACGACGAGGGAAACAGACCTCATCCAAACGTCAAggaaaaaatacaagaaaaaacACATCAAGAGTAAAACATTCTTCAACTGGGGAACAGAGTCCATCAGACTTGAGTAGTGAAGAaaacagaaaaagtgaaaaatatgataaaaagaaacaaGCAGACAAAATGTTGAGAGAAATTCAAGATAGTGAAAAAAAAGATGGTCGAGTGACCAGATCAAGGGTTTTAGATTCTAGTGAAAAATCAGACGTCCGAGTGACCAGGTCAAGGGTTTCAGATTCTAGTAATTTACTGTCATCTCTTCCaagtaaaaacaacaataagGTCACACGTTCAAGGTCACGATCACAAGATGCAGAACCAATAAGATTAAGATCACAGACAAAGCAAACTGAGGCATCTTGTAGGTCACCACAGGAGGACCATTCTGATAGTGACAATGAAGCTAATAAACATTCAATATTGTCAAGGAAATCAAGCAAGTCAAAAAGAAAAAGTATGTTCAACTATTTTGGACTATTCATCTTCGGAGGAATATGTTCCCCAAACTAGGAAAAACAGATTGAGGAAAAGGAAATCTTCAAAACCCAACAGTTCTCAGTGTGCAACAGAGGATTCAGACAGTGAGGATTTTAGTCAAAAGACAGGAACTATAGTTAAAAATAGAACAATGTCCCGCCTTCATAACAAGCAAGAGAAAGGTGATAGAGAAGCTAGTAACATCTGGTCATCCTCCGAGGTGAAACGCCTTCAACAGTAagttatttacaaaaatatcgCATGTAGCTAAATAACATGATTTAACTTGACCTAATTCAGAGGAAACTAGGTTGACATTTGCAGTTAATAAAGACAAATATGAAGTTGagtaaattgtttaatttacattttattggCAAATGGAGACTGTATGCAAGTAAACAAAACAGAGAGGTGATAATTTTACATTGAAGattatttttcaagatggtatgagataaaatgaaataaagtatatattatctttCCCGTTCCACTACATCAAAGATTATTCAAAGTTATTAGTAGTTACCAGTTTGGTACATATAAAACACAGGGTAATTGAATGTTCACTATTTATGTGTTACAGGGCTGTAGCCAGTGTAAGGTCAGATCACCCTGACTTCTGGCACTTGGTACAACAAGAAGTAATGACAAAGACAGTAGAGGAATGTCAGCAACACCACTGGAAGGACAGTGAAGTgagaaatcagaaaaaaactaGGAAGGATAAATCTACAAATCATGGTTAGTTGATTGATGTACCTGAAAAGCATGGTTCTGGGTTTGTGTTGTTAGgcatttcataaaaatattatgaaaaaaaagcaAACATTATTAATTCTTATATAAGTATTCAATCTCTGATTATAAGATATAGGGAAGATTTATAGTTAAATGAAAACCTCAGTGGTTAATTGATGAATTTCCAAATCTTTGTGAAGAAATCTGAGAAATAGGGATAGTGTTGTGATTTAAACGTGAGGACCTGACAGAACATAGCTAACTGGCTCATGTCAACTCGCCCCGAAGGTGATGTGCAGTGTTTCCTAATGGCACTCGCCAGTCTACACTGCCAATCTGCTACCATACAGACATGTTTCACACTGTATCAGTTGGACCATAGACTCCCTTTTCTCTTCACAGGAATTCATAGACAAAGTCCATACAATATTTGTTCTCACATTGTGAATGATCACAataatattacagaaatatgaAAACTGTGGTTAGCTATGAGAAATCTAAAATCTAATTCAGAAACCTAGGTACACTAACAGTGATTTGTTGGTAAATCTGGAATTGATCAATGTGTATAAATTAGGATAAGTTTATGAATCTGGAAACTATGAAGACCTAAAACATTGATATCGGGAAGTTCTTTATTTTTTCCTGCTTAATTTTCACTGTATGGCATTTTTCTGTGAGTTTGTCAAATGATACTTGATGGATGtgctttgtatacatgtaaatttagtaggttttaattgatatgtttCAACTGTTTTTTCAAAAGCATACTACAAATAAAGCAGGGTGTGGGGGTATAGTGTACCAACATATTTCTAGTTAAACAtactagtatacatgtatctctgtGTGGAAGGCGAAATAGAGtttgttatacagatgttttaacaaattaatagagatttggtttattttgtacCTACACTGAGATATTAAATGATGAAGGAGATACACTATCCTAATCCTGTTTACCTAGATCTCTTAACAAACACTGATATCTATTTACAGGAGCCGATGGTAAGGTTGTGTTAACAGCGCGGCACGGCACCATGAAAAGAAAACAGCAGCTAAGAAGTCTGATGGAGCAACATAATGAGGGCCATGAGGATGACTTATGTGATGGAACGCCATTCAGGAATCGTACTAAAAGCAAGGTGAGTGCCATTTGTATGGCGTGATATCACAAATACTTGATAGACATAATAAACCATCCTATTCTGTGTAAAAATGTAAGTGGTCAGGTCCAGATCCACATTAATGGTTTCCCCAATAGGACATACCATACCTGCCTTAAACTTACTGCCTGAATAATGTGTTAACCTTTATAtctgaaaatgtaaaattgtaaagCTCAAACTTTAGAGAACCTATTCGTAAGATGTAAAATGACAAAGCTCAAATATGTAAGGAACCTAATAGGAAGGTGTAAAATCATATATCTCAAACCTGTTAGAAGCTAGGAAGGTGTAAAATCATATATCTCAAACCTGTTAGAAGCTAGGAAGGTGTAAAATCATATATCTCAAACCTGTTAGACGCTAGGAAGGTGTAAAATCATATATCTCAAACCTGTTAGAAGCTAGGAAGGTGTAAAATCATATATCTCAAACCTGTTAGAAGCTAGGAAGGTGTAAAATCATATATCTCAAACCTGTTAGAAGCTAGGAAGGTGTAAAATCATGAAGTTGAAACATGTGAAAAACTAACCTGAGATGAAAAACTTCAAAGCTGAAACCTTTGAGAACCAGATCTGAAATgtaaaatcataaagctcaaaCTGTGAAAATCTGATCTGCAGATGTGAAATAGTAAAACAGATTTTATTTGTATTAGCAACAATAGAGTGTGATTTTTATCAGGAATTGAATTATGTTTTTCCTACACAGGTGCCACGTATGGGGGAAGGAAGTGATGAAGAAAATGAAGAGGAGCTCTTCAATGAAGTGAAAAGGATGAATCCCATGCTCGCCAATCGGATCCATACACCTGTAGCACATTTTCACATTGAACCTGTGTCCCAGAAGAAAACA
This DNA window, taken from Pecten maximus chromosome 3, xPecMax1.1, whole genome shotgun sequence, encodes the following:
- the LOC117324102 gene encoding mis18-binding protein 1-like, which translates into the protein MDDILDDVTEEDTIENGPDKKGKEKAAGKMANKEERILYEWIIKPVESVKGVCVEGKQSESANEEFWKSSVIRDRINKTTVQTASGTVYKLIGDIDHVYTLNEGFSKKLVNAFSYGFPKNWKQLIADYFDKTEIAIDSDEEHQQEKAEHKKPEVKKNKSKVKNLTTKNDHKFMSPKNTRGTQGEANSDTLVCTPVGQFVDLKNLKKTRSGRMVKPPLFWWMGQQIVTDSDKVELSAVTSHAKDHIQGIAHIYSGTKTKGKQTPNLNRSYNTKKIKLNKSMNKTVGNVLEMESSYRKAPSNKSLRSASKSSNSELEASCQNKKLNRRKGKKDSNNSTSLTDGDSNSQCSDSEYLDPVKDIEKTLQKSRSSRLKLQQKKGKCYDDSDSTSRKKESTVSDVFTISSDEEKTTRRGKQTSSKRQGKNTRKNTSRVKHSSTGEQSPSDLSSEENRKSEKYDKKKQADKMLREIQDSEKKDGRVTRSRVLDSSEKSDVRVTRSRVSDSSNLLSSLPSKNNNKVTRSRSRSQDAEPIRLRSQTKQTEASCRSPQEDHSDSDNEANKHSILSRKSSKSKRKSMFNYFGLFIFGGICSPN